The Pempheris klunzingeri isolate RE-2024b chromosome 1, fPemKlu1.hap1, whole genome shotgun sequence genome includes a region encoding these proteins:
- the leo1 gene encoding RNA polymerase-associated protein LEO1 isoform X2 → MADMDELFGSDGDSDNDQRESGSGSGSDSEQERPRSASNASGSGSDSERERDDDDEEDGHEAGKPSMNKELFGDDSEDEQHSQHSQRSQRSQRSQRSQRSQHSGSDNQSEHSGNQSDASMHSDQGDNDHSDAEQHSGSEHGHRDEDEDEEDGGHRSDGGSPAGSGMSGAGSPHSERGSVRSDRSVHSDPGTPQSGPGTPHSDGEASGRENQSDDEKWEGGGKSDQSEDEEEKRHYSDEERENSDDEGPRNRKPESAKGSDSEDDFLRQKSKTKIASDSDSDSDIGRKKPKTAAAADDLFGEADDISSDSDAEKPPTPGQPLDMEDGMEGEHAEEEPAPETRIEVEIPKVSTDLGSDLYFVKLPNFLSVEPRPFDPQYYEDEFEDEEMLDEEGRTRLKLKVENTIRWRAKRDEEGNEMRESNARIVKWSDGSMSLHLGNEVFDVYKAPLQGDHNHLFIRQGTGLQGQAVFKTKLTFRPHSTDSATHRKMTLSLADRCSKTQKIRILPMAGRDPESHRNEMIKKEEERLRASIRRESQQRRMREKQHQRGLSSSYLEPDRYDDEEEGEEAISLAAIKSKYKGGGGLREERARIYSSDSDEGSDEDKAQRLMKAKKLDSDEEGEGSGKRKAEDDEEMATKKAKKYVISDEEEEEEDDE, encoded by the exons ATGGCGGACATGGATGAATTGTTCGGGAGCGATGGGGACAGCGACAACGATCAGAGAG agtctggctctggctctggttcAGActcggagcaggagagacccAGATCTGCCAGCAACGCCTCAGGCAGCGGCAGTGACAGTGAGAGGGAAcgggatgatgatgatgaagaggacgGCCATGAGGCAGGAAAACCCAGTATGAAtaag GAACTGTTTGGAGACGACAGCGAGGATGAGCAACACAGTCAACACAGTCAACGTAGTCAACGCAGTCAACGCAGTCAACGCAGTCAACGCAGTCAGCACAGCGGCAGTGACAACCAATCTGAACATTCAGGGAACCAGTCGGACGCCAGCATGCACTCAGACCAGGGGGACAACGATCACTCAgatgcagagcagcacagcgGCTCGGAGCACGGCCATCgagatgaggatgaagacgaggaggaCGGGGGCCACCGGTCAGATGGAGGAAGCCCGGCTGGCAGCGGGATGTCTGGAGCAGGGAGCCCTCACTCTGAGAGGGGCAGTGTCCGTTCAGACAGAAG CGTGCACAGCGATCCTGGGACTCCGCAGTCAGGGCCGGGCACCCCTCACTCTGACGGAGAAGCCTCTGGCAGGGAAAACCAGTCGGATGATGAGAAGTGGGAAGGAGGGGGTAAGAGCGACCAgtcagaggatgaggaggagaaacgaCATTACTCtgatgaagagagggagaactCTGATGACGAGGGGCCGAGGAACAGGAAGCCAG AGTCTGCAAAGGGCAGCGATAGTGAAGATGATTTCCTCagacagaaaagcaaaacaaagatcGCCTCGGATTCAGATTCCGACAGTGATATCGGAAGAAAGAAAC caaagacagcagcagccGCAGACGACCTGTTTGGAGAGGCTGATGACATCTCTTCTGACAGCGACGCAGAGAAGCCTCCGACCCCGGGGCAGCCCCTG GATATGGAGGATGGGATGGAGGGGGAGCACGCCGAAGAGGAACCTGCCCCCGAAACTCGCATTGAAGTAGAGATCCCAAAAGTCAGCACTGACCTGGGATCTGACCTTTATTTTGTCAAGCTGCCcaacttcctgtctgtggagCCCAG ACCCTTCGATCCACAGTACTATGAGGATGAATTTGAGGATGAAGAAATGCTGGATGAAGAAGGACGGACCAGGCTCAAACTGAAG GTGGAGAACACAATTAGgtggagagcaaagagagatgaggagggaaATGAAATGCGAGAGAGCAACGCACGCATTGTCAAATGGTCTGACGGCAG CATGTCCCTCCACCTGGGGAATGAAGTGTTTGATGTTTACAAAGCTCCTCTCCAAGGAGACCACAACCACTTGTTCATCCGACAGGGCACTGGGCTGCAGGGACAGGCTGTGTTCAAAACCAAACTCACGTTCAG GCCACACTCCACGGACAGCGCCACCCACAGGAAGATGACCCTGTCCCTGGCTGACCGCTGCTCCAAGACGCAGAAGATCAGAATCCTTCCCATGGCTGGACGAGATCCTGAGTCGCATCGCAACGAAATGATCAAG aaagaggaggagcgGCTGCGAGCCTCTATCCGCAGAGAGTCCcaacagaggaggatgagggagaaGCAGCACCAGAGGGGCCTAAGCAGCAGTTACCTGGAGCCCGACCGCTACGATGacgaggaggagggtgaggaagCCATCAGCCTGGCAGCCATCAAGAGCAAATACAAGGGGGGAGGAGGCCTGCGAG AGGAGCGAGCGAGGATCTACTCATCAGACAGCGATGAAGGCTCAGACGAGGACAAGGCCCAGAGGCTAATGAAGGCCAAGAAGCTCGACAGTGATGAG gaGGGCGAGGGATCGGGCAAAAGAAAGGCAGAGGACGACGAGGAAATGGCCACCAAGAAGGCCAAGAAATATGTCATCAGCgacgaagaggaagaagaagaagatgatgaataa
- the leo1 gene encoding RNA polymerase-associated protein LEO1 isoform X1: MADMDELFGSDGDSDNDQRESGSGSGSDSEQERPRSASNASGSGSDSERERDDDDEEDGHEAGKPSMNKELFGDDSEDEQHSQHSQRSQRSQRSQRSQRSQHSGSDNQSEHSGNQSDASMHSDQGDNDHSDAEQHSGSEHGHRDEDEDEEDGGHRSDGGSPAGSGMSGAGSPHSERGSVRSDRSVHSDPGTPQSGPGTPHSDGEASGRENQSDDEKWEGGGKSDQSEDEEEKRHYSDEERENSDDEGPRNRKPESAKGSDSEDDFLRQKSKTKIASDSDSDSDIGRKKRKKQIDIFTTNKTMLLRSIIFNSNLTFHLLSAAESGMFFALVYLKVATLPNCHTAKTAAAADDLFGEADDISSDSDAEKPPTPGQPLDMEDGMEGEHAEEEPAPETRIEVEIPKVSTDLGSDLYFVKLPNFLSVEPRPFDPQYYEDEFEDEEMLDEEGRTRLKLKVENTIRWRAKRDEEGNEMRESNARIVKWSDGSMSLHLGNEVFDVYKAPLQGDHNHLFIRQGTGLQGQAVFKTKLTFRPHSTDSATHRKMTLSLADRCSKTQKIRILPMAGRDPESHRNEMIKKEEERLRASIRRESQQRRMREKQHQRGLSSSYLEPDRYDDEEEGEEAISLAAIKSKYKGGGGLREERARIYSSDSDEGSDEDKAQRLMKAKKLDSDEEGEGSGKRKAEDDEEMATKKAKKYVISDEEEEEEDDE, encoded by the exons ATGGCGGACATGGATGAATTGTTCGGGAGCGATGGGGACAGCGACAACGATCAGAGAG agtctggctctggctctggttcAGActcggagcaggagagacccAGATCTGCCAGCAACGCCTCAGGCAGCGGCAGTGACAGTGAGAGGGAAcgggatgatgatgatgaagaggacgGCCATGAGGCAGGAAAACCCAGTATGAAtaag GAACTGTTTGGAGACGACAGCGAGGATGAGCAACACAGTCAACACAGTCAACGTAGTCAACGCAGTCAACGCAGTCAACGCAGTCAACGCAGTCAGCACAGCGGCAGTGACAACCAATCTGAACATTCAGGGAACCAGTCGGACGCCAGCATGCACTCAGACCAGGGGGACAACGATCACTCAgatgcagagcagcacagcgGCTCGGAGCACGGCCATCgagatgaggatgaagacgaggaggaCGGGGGCCACCGGTCAGATGGAGGAAGCCCGGCTGGCAGCGGGATGTCTGGAGCAGGGAGCCCTCACTCTGAGAGGGGCAGTGTCCGTTCAGACAGAAG CGTGCACAGCGATCCTGGGACTCCGCAGTCAGGGCCGGGCACCCCTCACTCTGACGGAGAAGCCTCTGGCAGGGAAAACCAGTCGGATGATGAGAAGTGGGAAGGAGGGGGTAAGAGCGACCAgtcagaggatgaggaggagaaacgaCATTACTCtgatgaagagagggagaactCTGATGACGAGGGGCCGAGGAACAGGAAGCCAG AGTCTGCAAAGGGCAGCGATAGTGAAGATGATTTCCTCagacagaaaagcaaaacaaagatcGCCTCGGATTCAGATTCCGACAGTGATATCGGAAGAAAGAAACGTAAGAAGCAAATTGATATTTTTACTACAAACAAAACCATGTTGTTGCGTAGTATTATCTTCAATTCAAATCTGACTTTTCATTTGTTATCTGCAGCTGAGTCTGGCATGTTCTTTGCACTTGTGTACTTAAAAGTAGCCACTCTTCCAAACTGTCACACagcaaagacagcagcagccGCAGACGACCTGTTTGGAGAGGCTGATGACATCTCTTCTGACAGCGACGCAGAGAAGCCTCCGACCCCGGGGCAGCCCCTG GATATGGAGGATGGGATGGAGGGGGAGCACGCCGAAGAGGAACCTGCCCCCGAAACTCGCATTGAAGTAGAGATCCCAAAAGTCAGCACTGACCTGGGATCTGACCTTTATTTTGTCAAGCTGCCcaacttcctgtctgtggagCCCAG ACCCTTCGATCCACAGTACTATGAGGATGAATTTGAGGATGAAGAAATGCTGGATGAAGAAGGACGGACCAGGCTCAAACTGAAG GTGGAGAACACAATTAGgtggagagcaaagagagatgaggagggaaATGAAATGCGAGAGAGCAACGCACGCATTGTCAAATGGTCTGACGGCAG CATGTCCCTCCACCTGGGGAATGAAGTGTTTGATGTTTACAAAGCTCCTCTCCAAGGAGACCACAACCACTTGTTCATCCGACAGGGCACTGGGCTGCAGGGACAGGCTGTGTTCAAAACCAAACTCACGTTCAG GCCACACTCCACGGACAGCGCCACCCACAGGAAGATGACCCTGTCCCTGGCTGACCGCTGCTCCAAGACGCAGAAGATCAGAATCCTTCCCATGGCTGGACGAGATCCTGAGTCGCATCGCAACGAAATGATCAAG aaagaggaggagcgGCTGCGAGCCTCTATCCGCAGAGAGTCCcaacagaggaggatgagggagaaGCAGCACCAGAGGGGCCTAAGCAGCAGTTACCTGGAGCCCGACCGCTACGATGacgaggaggagggtgaggaagCCATCAGCCTGGCAGCCATCAAGAGCAAATACAAGGGGGGAGGAGGCCTGCGAG AGGAGCGAGCGAGGATCTACTCATCAGACAGCGATGAAGGCTCAGACGAGGACAAGGCCCAGAGGCTAATGAAGGCCAAGAAGCTCGACAGTGATGAG gaGGGCGAGGGATCGGGCAAAAGAAAGGCAGAGGACGACGAGGAAATGGCCACCAAGAAGGCCAAGAAATATGTCATCAGCgacgaagaggaagaagaagaagatgatgaataa